One window from the genome of Candidatus Methylomirabilota bacterium encodes:
- the nrfD gene encoding NrfD/PsrC family molybdoenzyme membrane anchor subunit, translating to MLKNPDWHLLIVWYFFLGGIAGGAYFTAAIADNFGSPRDKSVFRIGYVLALLLIGLCGILLILDLGTPSRFLNMVMYFKFSNPMSIGAWMLGVFGAFAFLSSALSFAGGEGVAPLRRRLSLIGTISGFFIAAYTGVLLSATALPFWTDARLLGALFLASGASTGMAAISLLLYLSGESAGEGFSKVKRADRYAIMFEIVVLAAFLVLLGGAAGPLVSGQLAPLFWGGLVVVGLVIPLLVDLVGLKLPGAVPAALVLVGGFILRYVIVMANA from the coding sequence ATGCTTAAGAACCCCGATTGGCATCTCCTGATCGTCTGGTACTTCTTCCTCGGCGGCATCGCCGGCGGCGCCTATTTCACGGCCGCCATCGCGGACAACTTCGGCAGCCCCAGGGACAAGAGCGTCTTCCGCATCGGCTACGTGCTGGCCCTGCTGCTGATCGGCCTCTGCGGCATCCTTCTGATCCTCGACCTCGGCACGCCGAGTCGCTTCCTCAACATGGTCATGTACTTCAAGTTCTCGAACCCGATGTCGATCGGCGCGTGGATGCTCGGCGTCTTCGGCGCCTTTGCCTTCCTGTCCTCGGCGCTCTCCTTCGCCGGCGGCGAGGGCGTCGCCCCGCTCAGGCGGCGGCTGAGCCTGATCGGCACAATCTCCGGCTTCTTCATCGCGGCCTACACGGGCGTGCTCCTCTCCGCCACTGCGCTGCCGTTCTGGACGGACGCGCGTCTCTTGGGCGCGCTCTTCCTGGCGTCGGGCGCTTCGACGGGCATGGCGGCGATCTCGCTGCTGCTCTACCTTTCCGGTGAGTCGGCGGGCGAGGGGTTCAGCAAGGTCAAGCGCGCCGACCGCTACGCCATCATGTTCGAGATAGTGGTGCTCGCGGCCTTCCTTGTGCTTTTGGGGGGGGCGGCCGGGCCGCTCGTTTCGGGCCAGCTGGCTCCGCTCTTCTGGGGCGGCCTCGTGGTTGTCGGGCTCGTCATCCCGCTGCTGGTGGATCTCGTCGGGCTCAAGCTGCCCGGGGCCGTGCCCGCCGCCCTCGTGCTGGTCGGCGGATTCATCCTGCGCTACGTCATCGTCATGGCCAACGCTTGA
- the ccsA gene encoding cytochrome c biogenesis protein CcsA has product MNAVVFDVALTAYIVAAAAALGSLFGRREDLARFARLLTAAGWACHTGAIILRWAELRRAPVLTLAEGVSVVIWVAVLFGLWIEYSYGITTFGAFFLPAILALGLGLPTGLRGLALEPQSQSGWAVVHVALILVGLAALVLNFGSALMYVLQERQIKAKRRGAFYYGLPALETLDHLTLVTLTVGFPFLTVGLVLGILRAWGVPQAGRSWASLLAGDPLALFSLVMWLVYAATLSGRAVGRWRGRRAAYFAIAGFCVLLATLGAGALFHGRHGS; this is encoded by the coding sequence ATGAACGCCGTCGTCTTTGACGTCGCGCTCACGGCCTACATCGTCGCCGCCGCCGCGGCTCTGGGCTCGCTCTTCGGACGACGGGAGGATCTGGCGCGCTTCGCGCGACTGCTGACCGCGGCTGGCTGGGCGTGCCACACCGGGGCGATCATCCTCCGCTGGGCGGAACTCCGCCGTGCCCCTGTGCTGACCCTGGCCGAGGGCGTCTCGGTCGTGATCTGGGTCGCGGTGCTCTTCGGTCTCTGGATCGAGTACAGCTACGGGATCACGACCTTCGGCGCCTTCTTCCTGCCGGCGATCCTGGCTCTGGGCCTGGGGCTGCCGACGGGGCTCAGGGGCCTGGCTCTCGAGCCGCAGTCGCAGAGCGGCTGGGCCGTCGTCCACGTGGCGCTGATCCTGGTGGGGTTGGCCGCGCTGGTCCTCAACTTCGGCAGCGCCCTCATGTACGTGCTCCAGGAGCGGCAGATCAAGGCCAAGCGCCGCGGCGCCTTCTACTACGGGCTCCCGGCGCTCGAGACGCTCGACCATCTGACGCTGGTGACGCTCACCGTGGGTTTCCCGTTCCTCACGGTCGGGCTCGTTCTTGGTATTCTCCGAGCTTGGGGCGTGCCCCAGGCTGGGCGCTCCTGGGCCAGCCTGCTGGCCGGCGACCCGCTGGCGCTCTTCTCGCTGGTCATGTGGCTGGTCTACGCGGCGACGCTGTCGGGCCGCGCGGTCGGCCGGTGGCGGGGCCGCCGGGCCGCCTACTTCGCGATCGCCGGCTTTTGCGTGCTACTGGCGACGCTTGGCGCAGGCGCCCTCTTCCACGGGCGGCACGGCTCATGA
- a CDS encoding formate dehydrogenase accessory protein FdhE yields MPDYAGLCAEWQEMLTRRRAMGDALALWTSVLDGWRGWQDPGVEPLKSSAEECLERWERGVPLLAEALPAIAPESLEDLLGPVMERLAAAGPDDALALGRFAEAWDAGRIGPAALFPASGKDAAAALQPAALQPAALQDETGLPAHLAGFLAHAGMRPALETFFSRVRALPEGGWDRGFCPWCGGLPSYGDLLEDGRRRLSCHLCGGAWTAARLRCPFCQAWQSGDMVRLVAGGAEEGYFVEACLACRGYLKGVDRRERWNAASPLVEDWASPHLDYYAAREGYWRGTPSLAQLLPPDSDPPA; encoded by the coding sequence ATGCCGGACTACGCGGGGCTGTGTGCGGAGTGGCAGGAGATGCTCACGCGGCGGCGGGCCATGGGCGACGCGCTCGCTCTGTGGACCTCGGTGCTCGATGGCTGGCGCGGTTGGCAGGATCCCGGGGTTGAGCCCTTAAAGTCGAGCGCGGAGGAGTGCCTGGAGCGCTGGGAGAGGGGCGTACCGCTCCTTGCCGAGGCTCTACCCGCCATCGCACCCGAGTCTCTCGAAGACCTTCTGGGGCCGGTCATGGAGCGGCTTGCAGCTGCCGGACCCGACGACGCCCTGGCGCTCGGACGATTCGCCGAGGCCTGGGACGCGGGACGCATCGGGCCGGCCGCGCTCTTCCCGGCCTCCGGCAAGGACGCGGCCGCGGCGCTCCAGCCCGCGGCGCTCCAGCCCGCGGCGCTCCAGGACGAGACCGGTCTCCCCGCCCACCTCGCGGGTTTCCTCGCCCATGCTGGCATGCGCCCCGCGCTCGAGACCTTCTTCTCACGGGTCCGCGCGCTGCCGGAGGGCGGCTGGGACCGTGGCTTCTGTCCGTGGTGCGGCGGCCTGCCGTCCTACGGCGACCTGCTCGAAGACGGCCGGCGGCGGCTGTCCTGCCATCTCTGCGGCGGCGCCTGGACGGCCGCGCGCCTTCGCTGTCCCTTCTGCCAGGCGTGGCAGTCGGGCGACATGGTGCGGCTCGTGGCCGGGGGCGCCGAGGAGGGCTACTTCGTGGAGGCGTGCCTGGCCTGCCGGGGCTATCTCAAGGGCGTGGACCGGCGGGAGCGCTGGAACGCGGCCTCGCCGCTCGTGGAAGATTGGGCCTCGCCCCACCTCGACTACTACGCCGCGCGGGAAGGGTACTGGCGGGGCACGCCGTCCCTTGCCCAGCTCTTGCCACCGGACTCAGACCCCCCCGCATGA
- the fdhD gene encoding formate dehydrogenase accessory sulfurtransferase FdhD has product MRTYFQLKSGRLDEVKGEVVREQPLTVYVDGERFLTLLCSPFELDALVLGYLWMEKVIGSLDEVAGLQISEVDGRADVTLTRPVTLPTERILTSGCGGGITFRIDPRLFPRIASDLRVRPAELGDRMRDLIQEAVHYRASRGIHGAALADRDRVLLVAEDVGRHNAVDKLMGMALLRGIPATDRILLSTGRVSSEMLLKAARMGVPVVASRTSPTEMAVALAEQLGVTVVGYLRGESLNLYAGQALELPDPS; this is encoded by the coding sequence ATGCGCACCTATTTCCAGCTCAAGAGCGGTCGCCTGGACGAGGTCAAGGGCGAAGTCGTCCGCGAGCAGCCGCTGACCGTCTACGTCGACGGCGAGCGCTTCCTGACTCTCCTCTGCTCGCCGTTCGAGCTGGATGCCCTCGTCCTGGGGTACCTCTGGATGGAGAAGGTCATCGGGAGCCTCGACGAGGTCGCGGGGCTCCAGATCTCCGAGGTGGACGGCCGCGCAGACGTGACGCTGACGCGGCCGGTGACGTTGCCCACGGAGCGCATCCTGACGTCCGGCTGCGGCGGCGGCATCACGTTCCGCATCGACCCGCGGCTCTTTCCGCGCATTGCGTCGGACCTGCGCGTCCGCCCAGCGGAGCTGGGGGACCGGATGCGCGATCTCATCCAGGAGGCCGTCCACTACCGCGCCTCGCGGGGCATCCACGGCGCCGCCTTGGCCGACCGCGACAGGGTGCTGCTGGTCGCCGAGGACGTGGGCCGCCACAACGCCGTGGACAAGCTCATGGGCATGGCGCTGCTTCGCGGCATCCCCGCGACGGACAGGATTCTCCTCTCCACGGGGCGCGTGTCCTCCGAGATGCTGCTCAAGGCCGCCCGCATGGGCGTGCCGGTCGTCGCCTCGCGCACCTCGCCCACGGAGATGGCCGTCGCCCTCGCCGAGCAGCTCGGCGTGACCGTGGTGGGCTATCTCCGCGGTGAAAGCCTCAACCTGTACGCCGGCCAGGCCCTCGAGCTGCCGGACCCCTCCTGA
- the hemA gene encoding glutamyl-tRNA reductase, with amino-acid sequence MIHTVFVAGLSHRTAPIEVREQLALEEDKLREVLRDVAGRGVCSELMILSTCNRVEVYGVAEVPGEARGAAFRGMSAQRGLDFQALEPLLYTKTGADAVLHAFRVAASLDSMVLGEPQILGQVKDAFALAQSCRVVGPMLHALMSQAFAVAKRVRTETEIGRFAVSVSFAAVELARKIFGSLDGKTVLLIGAGEMGELAARHLQDQGTLPVYVANRTWGRAQDLARDLAGTAVRYEDFPSVMAEVDIVITSTAAPEPIIRCADVEAVLRARHERPLFFIDIAVPRNVEPAVNDLDNAFCYDVDDLRSVVESNLRERQREAQRGEALVQGEVRKFAERLRDLEVVPTIVSLREKLEAIRRGEVARALGRLPGADEATKQALEALSQAIVNKVLHGPTVKLRDSSRAGHARRWIEVISEVFGLGAKGRTGPPP; translated from the coding sequence ATGATCCACACCGTCTTCGTCGCCGGGCTGTCCCACAGGACCGCGCCCATCGAAGTCCGGGAGCAGCTCGCCCTCGAGGAGGACAAGCTGCGCGAGGTGCTGCGAGACGTCGCGGGGCGCGGCGTCTGCTCCGAGCTGATGATCCTCTCCACGTGCAACCGCGTCGAGGTCTACGGCGTCGCGGAGGTGCCCGGCGAGGCCCGCGGCGCCGCCTTCCGTGGGATGAGCGCCCAGCGGGGCCTGGACTTCCAGGCTCTCGAGCCGCTGCTCTACACGAAGACGGGCGCCGACGCGGTCCTGCACGCCTTCCGGGTCGCCGCAAGCCTCGACTCCATGGTGCTGGGCGAGCCGCAGATCCTGGGTCAGGTCAAGGACGCCTTCGCGCTCGCCCAGTCGTGCCGCGTCGTGGGGCCGATGCTGCACGCGCTGATGAGCCAGGCCTTCGCCGTCGCCAAGCGTGTGCGGACCGAGACGGAGATCGGGCGCTTTGCCGTGTCCGTGTCCTTCGCCGCCGTCGAGCTGGCGCGAAAGATCTTCGGCAGCCTCGACGGCAAGACGGTGCTGCTGATCGGGGCGGGGGAGATGGGCGAGCTGGCCGCCCGGCACCTCCAGGATCAGGGGACGCTGCCCGTGTACGTCGCCAACCGCACCTGGGGCCGCGCCCAGGACCTGGCGCGTGACCTCGCGGGCACGGCCGTCAGGTACGAGGACTTCCCGTCGGTGATGGCCGAGGTGGACATCGTCATCACCTCCACGGCAGCCCCCGAGCCCATCATCCGCTGCGCCGACGTCGAGGCGGTGCTGCGCGCGCGCCACGAGCGTCCGCTCTTCTTCATCGACATCGCCGTGCCGCGGAACGTCGAGCCCGCCGTCAACGACCTCGACAACGCCTTCTGCTACGACGTCGACGACCTCCGCTCGGTCGTCGAGTCCAACCTGCGCGAGCGCCAGCGCGAAGCGCAGCGGGGCGAGGCGCTGGTCCAGGGTGAGGTCCGAAAGTTCGCCGAGCGACTCAGAGATCTCGAGGTCGTGCCGACCATCGTGTCGTTAAGGGAAAAGCTGGAGGCTATTAGGCGGGGCGAGGTGGCGCGCGCGCTCGGACGCCTGCCGGGAGCGGATGAGGCGACGAAGCAGGCGCTCGAGGCGCTCTCGCAGGCCATCGTGAACAAGGTCTTGCACGGCCCCACGGTCAAGCTGCGCGACTCGTCGCGGGCGGGCCATGCGCGCCGCTGGATCGAGGTCATCTCGGAGGTGTTCGGGCTCGGGGCCAAGGGCCGGACCGGGCCTCCGCCATGA
- the hemC gene encoding hydroxymethylbilane synthase, translating to MRTLRLGTRGSRLAVAQAGQVADALRARGAEIEVVVIRTSGDRLADVALADFGGKALFVKEIEEALLDGRVDAGVHSLKDMPAELPAGLWLPAYPPREDPRDVLLTRSGGGLDELPRGARVATSSLRRRALLLARRPDLSIEPIRGNVDTRLRKLDEGLCDGLVMARAGLDRLGLKPEHAHALPVEEFLPAVGQGILGVEARTADTEVLEALRGVDHAGTRMQALAERAFLRRLGAGCHTPVAGHARLDGDAISMAGLVASSDGVTVLTGEVSGPGSRAEALGERLADDLLARGARALLDAGGPA from the coding sequence ATGAGGACGCTCCGCCTCGGCACCAGAGGCAGCCGGCTTGCCGTCGCACAGGCTGGGCAGGTCGCCGACGCACTCCGCGCGCGCGGCGCGGAGATCGAGGTCGTGGTCATCCGCACGTCGGGCGATCGTCTGGCGGACGTCGCCCTCGCCGATTTCGGGGGCAAGGCGCTCTTCGTGAAGGAGATCGAGGAGGCTCTCCTCGACGGCCGGGTGGACGCGGGCGTCCACAGCCTCAAGGACATGCCCGCCGAGCTGCCCGCCGGTCTCTGGCTCCCGGCCTATCCCCCTCGTGAAGACCCACGCGATGTCCTGCTCACGCGCTCGGGCGGCGGGCTCGACGAGCTGCCGCGGGGCGCCCGCGTCGCCACCTCGAGCCTGAGACGGCGCGCCTTGCTCCTCGCCCGGCGTCCCGACCTCAGCATCGAGCCTATCCGCGGCAACGTGGACACGCGGCTGCGCAAGCTCGATGAAGGTCTCTGCGACGGCCTCGTCATGGCCCGCGCGGGGCTCGATCGCCTGGGCCTGAAGCCCGAGCACGCCCACGCGCTGCCCGTGGAGGAGTTTCTTCCCGCCGTGGGGCAGGGCATCCTGGGCGTAGAGGCGAGAACGGCCGACACCGAAGTGCTCGAGGCGCTGCGGGGCGTGGACCACGCCGGGACGAGGATGCAGGCCTTGGCGGAGCGCGCGTTCCTCCGCCGTCTCGGCGCGGGCTGCCACACGCCGGTGGCGGGCCACGCGCGCCTCGACGGCGACGCCATCTCGATGGCCGGGCTCGTGGCGAGCTCCGACGGCGTGACCGTGCTCACGGGCGAGGTGAGCGGACCGGGCTCACGGGCGGAAGCGCTCGGCGAGCGTTTGGCGGACGATCTGCTGGCCCGCGGGGCGCGCGCACTACTCGACGCCGGAGGCCCCGCATGA
- a CDS encoding 4Fe-4S dicluster domain-containing protein, producing the protein MARTLAMFTDTSLCIGCRACQVACKQWNELPSEQPEWTGSYQNHATFTDKTYRLVRFIEKPQANGELSWLLMSDVCKHCAQAGCLDACPTGAIYRTEFGTVNINQDVCNGCRYCVSACPFGVVSFNHDTGRANKCTFCNDRIHNGLGPACAKACPTESIQFGFRDELVTKAGKRVAALKEMGYKQAQLYGADSNGPLGGLNAFFLLLDKPSTYALPEKPLLPQRNVLVDSLLSVGSALLVGVGAVLAFRERGGNAPAGGSPTGGGDA; encoded by the coding sequence ATGGCCCGCACGCTGGCGATGTTCACGGACACGTCGCTGTGCATCGGCTGTCGCGCCTGCCAGGTCGCCTGCAAGCAGTGGAACGAGCTGCCGAGCGAGCAGCCGGAGTGGACGGGCTCCTACCAGAACCACGCCACGTTCACCGACAAGACGTACCGCCTGGTCCGCTTCATCGAGAAGCCCCAGGCGAACGGCGAGCTCTCCTGGCTCCTCATGTCGGACGTGTGCAAGCACTGCGCCCAGGCCGGCTGCCTGGACGCGTGCCCGACCGGGGCTATCTACCGGACCGAGTTCGGCACGGTCAACATCAACCAGGACGTCTGTAACGGCTGCCGCTACTGCGTCAGCGCCTGCCCCTTCGGCGTGGTCTCCTTCAACCACGACACGGGGCGGGCCAACAAGTGCACCTTCTGCAACGACCGCATCCACAACGGGCTCGGGCCCGCCTGCGCCAAGGCGTGCCCCACGGAGTCCATCCAGTTCGGCTTCCGGGACGAGCTGGTGACCAAGGCCGGCAAGCGCGTCGCGGCGCTCAAGGAGATGGGCTACAAGCAGGCGCAGCTCTACGGCGCCGACAGCAACGGGCCGCTGGGAGGGCTCAACGCCTTCTTCCTGCTGCTCGACAAGCCGTCCACGTACGCCCTTCCCGAGAAGCCGCTCCTGCCCCAGCGTAACGTGCTGGTCGATTCCCTCCTCTCGGTAGGCTCGGCGCTGCTGGTCGGGGTGGGGGCGGTCCTGGCCTTCCGCGAGCGCGGCGGCAATGCCCCAGCCGGCGGCAGCCCTACGGGCGGCGGCGATGCTTAA